A DNA window from Hemibagrus wyckioides isolate EC202008001 linkage group LG11, SWU_Hwy_1.0, whole genome shotgun sequence contains the following coding sequences:
- the tnni1b gene encoding troponin I type 1b (skeletal, slow) — MLKSLMVAKAKEMLEQEVLDKEEEKQRYLSEKAPPLQTGGMSFAELQELCRELHSKINEVDEERYDIEAKVLHNTREIKDLNIKVLDLRGKFKRPNLRRVRVSADAILRSLLGSKHKVSLDLRANLKSVKKEDTEKEKTVEVSDWRKNVEAMSGMEGRKKMFDAAKGPVQ; from the exons atgttaaag AGCCTGATGGTTGCTAAAGCTAAAGAAATGTTGGAGCAGGAGGTATTGGATAAAGAGGAGGAAAAACAGAGGTATCTGTCAGAGAAAGCCCCTCCTCTGCAGACTGGTGGAATGTCTTTTGCAGAGCTTCAA GAACTGTGTCGGGAGCTTCATTCCAAGATCAACGAGGTGGATGAGGAGCGCTATGATATTGAAGCAAAAGTGCTGCATAACACCAGAGAG ATAAAAGATCTAAACATTAAGGTCTTAGATTTGAGAGGGAAGTTTAAGAGGCCCAATCTGAGAAGAGTGAGAGTGTCAGCAGATGCCATCCTGCGCTCTCTCTTGGGCTCCAAACACAAGGTGTCATTAGACCTGAGAGCTAACCTCAAATCAGTCAAGAAAGAGGACACAGAGAAG GAAAAAACAGTAGAGGTTAGTGACTGGAGGAAAAACGTGGAGGCCATGTCCGGAATGGAAGGCCGCAAGAAAATGTTCGATGCTGCCAAGGGCCCTGTGCAGTAA
- the csrp1b gene encoding cysteine and glycine-rich protein 1b: MPLGGGNRCGCCQKTVYFAEEVQCEGKYFHKSCFLCMVCRKNLDSTTVAVHVDEIYCKSCYGKKYGPKGYGYGGGAGTLSMDSGEGLGIRPVEQAPHQPTNNPNASKFAQKFGSSDVCPRCGKAVYAAEKVVGAGNSWHKSCFRCAKCGKSLESTTLADKDGEIYCKACYAKNFGPKGFGFGQGAGALAHAQ; encoded by the exons atgccCCTCGGAGGAGGAAACAGGTGTGGCTGTTGCCAGAAGACTGTGTACTTTGCAGAGGAAGTCCAGTGTGAGGGGAAGTATTTCCACAAGTCCTGCTTTCTCTGCA TGGTGTGCAGAAAGAATTTGGACAGCACCACAGTAGCTGTACACGTGGACGAGATCTACTGCAAATCATGCTACGGCAAGAAATATGGTCCAAAAGGCTACGGTTATGGTGGTGGTGCCGGAACCTTGAGCATGGACTCGGGAGAAGGACTGGGGATCAGACCTGTGGA GCAAGCACCACATCAACCTACCAACAACCCCAATGCCTCCAAATTTGCACAAAAATTTGGCAGCTCAGATGTGTGCCCTCGCTGTGGGAAAGCTGTTTATGCAGCAGAGAAAGTGGTGGGAGCTGGTAAC tcaTGGCATAAGAGCTGCTTCAGGTGCGCTAAGTGTGGAAAGAGCCTGGAGTCCACCACACTAGCTGATAAAGATGGAGAGATCTACTGCAAAG CTTGCTATGCGAAGAACTTTGGGCCGAAGGGTTTTGGGTTCGGCCAGGGAGCAGGAGCACTCGCCCATGCCCAGTAG